GAATCTGAATTTTCTCTAAAGAAAGATCGATTCCAAAAATTTCTCGATGCTGGTGTATGTTTGCCAAGTTCATAGCGTTCACTGGAATCAAAGCTTGGGGTGATCGCTCAAAACAAAATTGGCATCCGGTTGGCGGCCGCCTCTAAAAGCGTACGCGATATGGGGacgtgaaaataaacagacctgcAGTCCAAACTACAAGCGCGGATCTTTAGTTGACAAACTTTTATTAGTTTGAAGTGGTAAATTTTTTTGCCAAACTGAAAAGGTTTACGGTTGAAACTAAGGCTTACCTCCCTCCGGAATCACAATTAATTACGAACATTAAAAAATGGTTTCATAGTATCAATTCTGCTTGACATGACCGGGCGGAAAAGCGGCAAAAGCGCCCAATTTATCTTAAAAGGAAACGCCAGTCTCCTTGGCTCGCAAGGTACCAAGCTTGAAACGTACAAAGTAACAGGGAAAATTTACAATCACAAAATTTACGAACATATGTAAATTGCTACTATTTAAGTGACATTGTAAAATAAACGAGAGATTCTAAAATATCCAAACTATCATTCAGGTCTTAACCAATAAAAAAGTATACAGTTTTGCACAGCTTGACATGTATCTGtcataaagtgaaataaaactGCTGTAACTCGTAACTGGCCATTGCTTCTGAGGGAATTTCGTACCACAACCAAATGGTTAAACCCTGTGAAATCATCAACTTAGCCCGATTATTTTGAACGCAGAATTCAGACAAGAGGCACAGttgcgtttgcgtttgcatAAGTGTTTTTACGGGAAAAAAGAGAGACGCGGcttgtttaaagaaatttaaacgaaACTAATTAAATTCTTGACGTTACAAATTTTCTCATTAAATATTTCGTTGTACGCTTACTATTTCTCAGTGATTTCCTCTTCTGTTGCTTTGCAAATGCAcggttacatgtacatatccAGGCAAGCGAAGTTCGAGCATTTTTTTTGCATCTTAGATCGCAGTGATAGGTTAGTGTTGAATCGATATTGGAGATGTTATAAGCGGCTCAATCGAagtgaaaaaaatgcatgcatttaGAGAAAATTGTCCTTTTCAGTTAtacctctactaactatgccaCAAAAGTTGATTAAACAGGGAGTAATCATATTTGCAGCTGCAGCGACACTGGAAAAAAACAGTTGCGTTGTACTTTGAACCATCCCCAGCGTACAATAAAATACCATGATGGTAGGTTCATTTATCAATTGTGTCAGGAAATTTTCTTGGACAATGTCCATCATGAGCGTGTAAATGTCAGATTGCCGCAGAATTCTGTTATTCAACCAATCAATCTCCGGAAGATTAAAATCGCCAAGAAGAATCAGCTCATTTGTCGAAAACTCTTGTAAAGCAGCTTGCAAGTCTTCGCAAGGCTTAGGATCGTTATTGGGTGGTCGATAGAAAACTCCTAAGGTCACTTTGCGGTTGTATGAGAACAGAAGATCGACGAAAATGAACTCTGAGTCGTTCTGTGGAGTGTCACGGGGAACCGCTTTGATATGGTCTCGCGTAGCAATCAACACCCCGCCTCCATAACGTCCGTTGAGCTTTCGGTCCCGTCTAAAAAGCGAATAGGTACTAGGAAAGATTTCACCATCAGGAATTGAGCTGTCCAAGTGAGTTTCAGTTAAAACAATTATATCATAGCCCAGAGCGGCGATGGCTAGATCTAGGTTGCTTGATTTGTTGACAATGCTTCGTGCATTAGCGTAAAAGGTTTGAAGACAAGTGGAGTTTTGCTGTTCTGTAGAATTGTGCTGTTCGGAACCATTTGGACCAGGATTCGGGTTCACGTCGCCGCTCAACTGGAGACGAATAATTTGGTAACTTGCAACAGAGTTAGGGTAATAACTGATTCTTGACAAAGAAAAACCTTTACGAAGGATTGGTgaaacaatatggcgcctaGCCCAAGAAGCTGTGATAAAGTTTAAGTTCGTTGAAGCTGCAGAATTCTCTCGTAGAACCAGGTCGAAGTCGTCAGCTAAACGCGGGAACATATGGGGTTGGCCCAAATAAATCATTATTCCACGGTATAGAAGAAGCACACTCAGGATAAAACGTAGAAAACCGCAGCGTCGAAATGAGTGACCGACCGCCATGCCACCTCGTttttatgaatgaaatgaggcctgaccaccgtcggcaaatatttttttcaaaaccggCCTCTAGCTGGTTAGTATAAGCTCTCATGAAGTAAGCTTCATAAGCTCTCATGAAGTAAGCTGGTGTATATAAAAATGAGACAGTAAGTTTTTCATAACCTATGTAGCAAACGTTTCCATGCAGTGTTTAGCCCTTGATGGCAGATTTCGTAACTGGGATGCactcaaaactaaaatttcgGCTAAAAGCCTCGACAAACGCTTGTTGCAAAGGCCAACTCCTTcgtactacgaaaaccaccgatcagTGAAATGGGTGGGAATTTACGTGTCTGTGCCCCGTCCACTTTcccttgtaaatagttcaattATGTTCGACCATGGCAGAACTGAGGGCAAGTGGCTGTATAATCGAGGAAAACCTCTCGGGGCAGACTTGAGAAGGAAGATTATACAAGACATTATCGGAAATGGGAGAGACTTCACCACAGGTTTCTTCGTGGGAAGTTTCCTGCTATTGCCAAAGAAATCAATGATAAATTTGGAAAACGTATTTTTACATTGTTCCGGTCGTTCCGGTTCACCTAAGCCCAGGGGAAacgaatttcatcaaaatgtttaacgaAAGTGGGTTAGTGGGTTGGGCAGTGATTCCACAGGTCAGTGgttcaggggcggatccagggggggggggggggtgaaaaCGGTGGCGTGAACATTTTTGGACTATCTGGACTATCTGAACTATCTGGACTTTGTCAGAGTATATACTTCAATTCTTCCAATTCACCCCCCTCAAAATGTTCCTTGATCCGCCACTGGTGGTTTTCGTTCTAACTGaaaccgatttttttttctaaacctAAACAAGGTTAGAAAGTGATGTCTGAAAATCTTTTACAAGTTGAGCAATGATTCTGTTGTTGATACATCAACCATGCATGAGTCAAATATATTTCTAAGCCTTTGTTTGCATTTGCCCACGTTGCAAGCGTGGTCGAAATAGAATCCGGGGCTTTCGAAAATAAAGGGGCTTTGAATCAAACGGAGATGATTATACTCTAATGAGGTGACTTGAAGAGCGATCTGGGAACTAGTGATCATACGTACTTGTCGATTCTTGTCGATCAGCGGTAAAAAACGCTGCCAGATGCCGCCATATTCGACAGTCGCCATATTCGAGACTTCAAGGAGTGTTCAAGACGATTCAAGACTGAAATTCTCTCAAAGTTTCCTCGTTCGTTCCCTCTGCCGGTGTAGATAGAATCCTATGATATTTCTTGCGCTGCTGTGCGTATTTTGTCGCGGTAAGTCATCTTGTTTTTCTCAGAAACTTCTATGGACAGTTTTCAGTTTCCCTTTGAGTTGTCTGTAAGTAATAAATCGGTTTATTGCAGAACAAAGTTAAAAGTTTGGGAAATTTCAATCTCATTTTACGGTTTCATCGAATTCGCAAAATACGTTTTTCTTCTGGTGCAGATTGAGTATTTTCTAGGCCTAACAGAATGAATCAGCCCTATAGAATAAACCTATTGTGTTCATTTAAAACGTTCTTTGTCAGTTGGGCCATTAGCTCATACGCTTTGTTGAAAGAGAACCTTTCAGATGTGTATGTTATAATGTGTGTTTTATGGTGTTATAGTGCTTATCTAAGGAGAGGTTAATATTAGGATCGGCGTGGCCATATTCTTGGTGGATTTAAAAGGGACTCTcgtaagtgcccctgtgaccaaaaactaaacactaagcgaccaaagttttaagccttgatttcaaacaGACACCTGTTTATatcaactggaattttccaatttaatggtccgccattactaactttaagttctggAGTGAACTggttcgaggagaaaatgacgtcaaaggctcactagtttaagaatgcaatgcgtgtgtgtACGtcgccgaattaatatgcagcacgggagttttggtcTTTCAGACTTaattttaaactcgcgttttgcatttaTAATATGCTGCATTCACTCGCTTTcgctggatccaaccctctgaggtctagtgggtcagttttgaacgtgagtcatggcggaccgtgaagtccaaaacttacacccaaagtaaacggcctttggataaaaatctaAGCTCATAATTTTGCGAgccaggtgttaagcaaacacactttaaaaatctgaaggaaaaaagggagtaattttgttgatcACAGGGGCAGTTGCTATCAAgagcggtgcgagtcaacaatttaaaaagtgatttcagagaagAAGGGAGAAAGAGGTTAAAAagaaataagttatttaccagctaatggtcggtccgtatagcgaaaaactgtgctGCCTCGGGCAGCATAAATTTTCAAGACCTCCGTCACAGTGTTTCGCTATTCGGACCTCCCCTGCTGAAGGGTTGACCCAAGCATATACTGCATAAGGAGTTTCCTACTCATGGACTACTTGGCTGACTTACTGCCTTACACTGAATGAATGCCTGATTAAATACCTGACAGATTGAATCTTTGCCTGACTAACTTATGAATGAATTGAAGCATTGGCTGACACAGTGATCCTTTGATACAACTATTTTGATCTCAAACATTTTTGGTAATGCAATATTAATTTTCCTTTCAGCTGTTCTTACTGCATGTATACAAGACCAATTAGGTCAAAATAATACTAGCAGGCAATTTGATGCAGTGAATGGTGTGGTTTGCAAGGTCGTGGGTTTCAGGGGCCGAATCATGTGCGTTCATCCCAACAGTAGGAGGCCAAATATTGACTTTTGTGATAGCAACAGGGACAGGGTCTTGATTGAGTTTGAGAGTTTAGAGGTAGGTAAATAGTTTTTATTGCAGGTAGAACGGTATTTAATAGTTGAAACCCTTTGCAGGAGCGgagccaggatttttcttaggagggtgGTTACGGCACCTTGTTTGCGGGCCTTAGCATAGGGAAAGGCCCTTGAGGTCTGTTAGTAAAGATTTCTGAACAGACTGTTCGAGGACAGGCGTTCACGGACTTCATCAGTCGGTGATATACTGTACACGACTGCTAATGTTGAGTCTTGAAACATTAAGTTTACTAAAACAGTTAActatgaagaaatgcattacaTGTACAAAACTAATGATACAAAACTCTCTTCAGGAGCGAAATAAGGATGGCAACCTTGTTGGAAAAGCAAACCGGAAACGACATTTCTTCAACTCGTTTCCTGAGGAACCCTTCCACTTTACAGCACAATCTTCTTCAAGTTACCAGGGAGTCCGCGTTAAGAACATCAACTTTACCTCGACTCTAAATGCAAAAAATGCGTCTCTTAAAATCATGGTGTACATGTTTGAGGGTCACGGAAACATCACTTTTGGGAACGAAACCTCCGAGATGAGGGAGGGCATGCTCAAGTTTAATATTGAGGTAACTTAGAGTCAGTGATCCCTTACCAATAAAGTGCACCCCACAATCCCCTCGACCCTCTTTCCAAACATTTCATACACTATTAGAATGTTGTACTAATTCTTTTCCAAAGTAGGGACAATTCCGTGAGTTAACTGCCATTTGGTCAAAGTGGATATTCAATGATATATATTCACTTGAAAATCATCCCTCTTCCATGTTTTCGCCACCTTCTCTCTCTCCCGTCCCAAGCTCTCTCCTTTTCGTCCACCTCTCcctctttcttcttttcctgCCTTGCTTGTTTCTGTGATATTACCATTATGAATTCCCGGCAATAAGCGCAAAAATTAATTCGAggcttttctttaattaatcgTTTGTTCATTCTTTGATGAAAGCTGAGTGGTGAAATCTCTATCCTGTTTTAGATAAGGAACTGGCAATTTTGCGCCAAACACAATTCTGATGAGGATTGTAATGTTGGTGATGATGGCGAGTTTATAGATGTCGCGTTGGTCAtcaaaagcaaaggaaaaccTAAACAGATCCCCCAGGGGGACCGGAACAAACGGCGCCACCCCAGATGCTTCAAGACAATCCGATATAACAAGTGTCCAAAGGAGTTTGACATCGGAGGAGGCTCGGAAATTGTCCTCAGCTCTCAGGTAAACTATGCTAGAAATTAGAGTGGTAAAGGAAAGTTTAAAATTGCGCCCGAGAATTTAAAATGTAACCAAACATTTCGAAGGTCCTCCCTCTTCATCAGTGGTTTGAAAGCaactgaaaaatgcacgtgcaacCACAGATGATCCAGGCTCTGCAAGTGGCAGTTTAAGAACAGTAGTTGTGAGGAAGCGACTTCTGCACAACAGTCTTGgtataaataaaatgaaatggcGTCCAAGCTTAGAACATGTCTTCTAGTAATTATTTCTAAGGCCTGCAACACGATTTCGGTGTTATTTGACATATCTGACATTGGTACCCTTCCACTACTATATAAAATGACAAGGTTGGAGTTGGAGGCGTTATTTAACATTTATTTATGAGATGGTAAACAGCCagcgagttggctataaccggtcgcatatccaacaagcgcgagtggaataattgtgtTATTAAATTCCTCAAACTCCAAAAATTTCGAAGTACGGAGAACGAGTGAAAAAAGAGggaaatccgagcgaaatcgaaaaaacttatgaagatgcgatgttgtgtaataccttgtggtcagacagacgtaggctcatcactgaaacatttcttaccttttcgcgtaaaCGTCGCAATAGATCCAAAGTTTCTacaaa
The sequence above is a segment of the Montipora foliosa isolate CH-2021 chromosome 2, ASM3666993v2, whole genome shotgun sequence genome. Coding sequences within it:
- the LOC137993367 gene encoding skeletal aspartic acid-rich protein 1-like isoform X1 produces the protein MIFLALLCVFCRAVLTACIQDQLGQNNTSRQFDAVNGVVCKVVGFRGRIMCVHPNSRRPNIDFCDSNRDRVLIEFESLEERNKDGNLVGKANRKRHFFNSFPEEPFHFTAQSSSSYQGVRVKNINFTSTLNAKNASLKIMVYMFEGHGNITFGNETSEMREGMLKFNIEIRNWQFCAKHNSDEDCNVGDDGEFIDVALVIKSKGKPKQIPQGDRNKRRHPRCFKTIRYNKCPKEFDIGGGSEIVLSSQVMVDDEIRDMPGNGDFPKLKQADNKQKVILRFPKATNRIFYDPGLEVGEADAGTQNLPQLRLAVLLYTNILFMAFYFE
- the LOC137993367 gene encoding skeletal aspartic acid-rich protein 1-like isoform X2 — translated: MCVHPNSRRPNIDFCDSNRDRVLIEFESLEERNKDGNLVGKANRKRHFFNSFPEEPFHFTAQSSSSYQGVRVKNINFTSTLNAKNASLKIMVYMFEGHGNITFGNETSEMREGMLKFNIEIRNWQFCAKHNSDEDCNVGDDGEFIDVALVIKSKGKPKQIPQGDRNKRRHPRCFKTIRYNKCPKEFDIGGGSEIVLSSQVMVDDEIRDMPGNGDFPKLKQADNKQKVILRFPKATNRIFYDPGLEVGEADAGTQNLPQLRLAVLLYTNILFMAFYFE